In Tenacibaculum sp. 190524A02b, the genomic stretch TTCCAAATTTATCATTTGCCCTTTGTGAGAAAGTGTTTTTATTTTTTTTCCTGTTAGGGTATATAAATTTGCTTCTAGAATCTCTATTTCTACTTCCTTATCTTGTTGTATATCTTGTAATAACTGAGTATTCATATTTTGAACACTACAAGACTTAACTAAAAGCCAAGGTCCCCATGGACCACCAGTACCAGGTTCTTCATTTTTAGTCCACCATTTACTCTCATAAACATTTCCTTTATGGGATACTCGAATCCCTTTCACTTTATATTCAGTGGTAGCATCCCAAGAAGGTACTCCGTTACAATCTCCTCCTTGCACTTTTTCTTTTATAGTAATACTTATTTCATTAACTCCCATAGCTCCTTTATTATCTACTACTACAACTTTTATTGTATAATTACCAAAACCAGTTGGTGTCCAATTCACATTATTTCCTTCTGATACATTTGCTCCATTCACTGAAAACTGAATACTTTCTACAGTTCCATCTGAATCAGTAGCATTTGCTATTAAAGTAATGGACTGTAATGTCTCTTGCTCTATAATTTGTCCATTGATTGGATTCGTAATAGTAACCTGAGGTGGCTGATTCTCATCTCTCCTTTCTTTAATCGTAGCATTTATTTCTTGCAATCCAATAGCTCCTTTATCATCTGTGGCTACTACTTTTATTGTATAATTACCAAAATCGTTTGGTGTCCAATTCACATTATTCCCTTCTGATAAATTTACTCCATTCACTGAAAACTGAATACTTTCTACAGTTCCATCTAAATCAGTAGCATTTGCAGTTAAAATAATGGTTTTTAATACTTCTTGCTCTATAATTTGTCCATCTTGAAGTGTTGTTATTTCTACTGTTGGTACTTGGTTTCCTAAAACTTTCTGTTTAATTGTTATTTTTGACTCTGCAGTAGCTATGGCTCCTTTATCATCAGTCACAGTTACCTGAATCGTATAATTACCAAATTTTTCTGGTGTCCAATTAATATTATTCCCTTCAGTAAGCTGTACTCCATTTACTTCAAAGATTATCTTGGTAATTATACCATCAGCATCTGATGCTTTTGCTGACAGTACAATTGACGTTAATGTTTCTTGCTCTATTACTTGTCCATTCTGTGGAGTTAATATTTCAACAGTTGGTAATTGATTATCATTTATTAAACTACACTCTCTAACTTTTTCCCATACACTGCTTAAACCTGGGACATCTTTTGAGTTTGCCCACCATTTATTTACATATATCCAACCTTGATAAGAAACCTCTGTTCCAGATGTCCCATAAGTCTCATTACTTTTCCAAACCGGTACTCCTCCACAGCCTCCACTTCCATCATCTAATGTTAAAAATTTAGTCGTTTCTGAATAAATAGATGATGAATTATTTTTACTTGCTTTTACTTGTACCACATAAAAAGTATTTGGAGATAATTCTGTCAAAGGAACTGTTAGCTCAGTAATACCTTCAACAGTTTCCCAATTAGGTGTTTTTATTGCCCTATAACGGAGTGAATATTCATTTGCATTCTCTACTTTACTCCAACTAACCATAATTGATGATGCTTGTATCGATGTTATTGTTACTTCTCTAGGCGGTTCAATATCTAATGTTTTAAAATTTACACTTTGAGAGTATACTGAATTCTTAGTTAGACTTTCAGCTCTTACCTGTAATTCATATGAAGTGTTCTTAGTAAGTCCTTTTATTTTTAATTGAGTATCATTTATTACTACTTCTTTCCAGTTTCCTCTTTGCTTTCTATATTTCACCCTGTAACGAAGCGCTTTGGTTACTTTATCCCATTTTACTATAGCTCTTAAGGCTCCTACCTCCTCCATTCTCACCTTTATAGGTGTAACCACTTGTGCATCTCCATATTTTAACGCTTTCAATGCATCTATAACCCCAGAGCCTAATTTTCCTTTATAATTAGCATTTAAATGGTCCACAGAATTCGTACTGTTTTCCATAATTGTTTTAAGTTCATTTCCTTCTAATTTCCCTTTAAACTTAGACACTACTAAAGCTGCCACACCAGATGCATGTGGACACGCCATAGAGGTTCCTTGTAAATATCCATACTTCCCTCCTGGAATTGTACTTAATACCCCAGCTGTCAAACCACTTGTTCTTTGATCACCTCCAGGTGCAGAAATATCAACCCAAGTCCCATAGTTAGAATAACTTGCTTTTTTTCCTGAATTGGCAACTGAAGACACTGATAATACTGGCTCATACCTACTAGGATAAAAGTTACCTTCAACTCCATTATTACCTGTTGCAAAAATTACAACACCTCCATTCATTGGAGCTTTATTACCTCCTGCTGTAGCTATAAAATAATCAATTCCTGCTTTATCTGACTCACGAATTGAAGCACTTACTCCTCCATATCCCCAACTATTTTGAGATATTACCGCACCATTATCAGCTGCATATACAAATGCTTCTGAAAAACCTGCTTTTTTATGTCCAAAAACAGTATTTGACATAAGTAAAACTCCGTCATTATTACCTGAACCACCTGCAACTCCTGCAACCCCTATACCATTATTAGTTTCAGCAGCAACCGTGCCTGCTACATGAGTACCATGTTTTCCTGCTGGAATAGCACCTACATCATCTGCAAAATTATATCCATGAATATCATCTATATATCCATTATTGTCATCATCTATCCCATTTCCAGGTATCTCTCCTTCGTTTATCCATAAATTTCCTTTTAAATCTGGATGTGTTACATCAAAACCTGTATCTTCTATAGCTACAATTACTTGCTTACTTCCCGTTTCTAACTTCCAAGCTTCTTCTAAGTTTATATCATTCCCGGCTATAGCATCTGGTGATTGTCCTGTATTTTTATAATGCCATTGTTCATTGTAGTTTGGATCATTAGGAGCAACTAATAAGTTAATTTCATTTTCTTGATTTGTAAGTTTAGCTATACTAATTTTTGATTTATCTTTTTTATATCCATCGTAAAAAATTATTTCTCTTACTGATTCTGCTATTTCAATAGCTGTCGTTTTTTGATAAGCTCTTACAACATCATCAATATTCTCCTTAGCATTAAATTCGATTTCATACCATAAATGCAAACCATGTTGTCTATGTTTTTTTTCAAATTTCCCAGCGGGTCTAAATAATCTTTTTATGCTATATGCTTTAAATTTTTTATTACAAAAATCTACCTCATTATCATTTAAAGTAATATATCCTTTATTCGATACTCTTAATAAGCTTTTACCTTTTAATTTTTTGTCTAATTTATTGGTTTGATTATCATTAAATCGGACATGTATTTTATTCATATACTGTCCTTTTTTATTAATTTCTGGGTCTTTTTGACCATAACTATCTCCTAAACCCAATAATAAGATACATAATCCCATTATAAAGGTTTTTGTCACTTTTTTGTTTGAAAAAAACATTTGATTTAAGCTTTATTTTATTGGTTAATTGTTTGCAAAAAACTAGTGAACAGCATTTATAATACTATTCACTAGAAATATTGCTTTTATTCTATAAGGATTTTTTGTGTTTGTGTGTATTGCTGAGTCTTTATTTTCAATACATATATCCCTTTTTGTAATGATGATACATCAAAACTCAATGAATTACTCTCAGCTTTTAACACTTCTTCTTTTATCAATTCACCTGCTAACGTAGAAACAGACACTTGAACATTCATTTTTGGTAATATATTAGCTTTTAATTTTAATCTGTTTTGAACAGGATTAGGTGATACAATAAAATTTTGTACTTCTGAACATACTCTTATTAATTTCCAAGGTCCCCATGGTCCACCAGTTCCAGGCTCTTCATTTTTTGTCCACCATTTACTTTCATAAATATTTTTTTTGTGAACCACCTGAAGCCCTGCTACGTTATATTCTTTAGCTACATCCCATACTGCAATTCCCTCACAGCCTACATTTGTTACTGGTTGTTTGATAGTAATTGTTATTTGTTTACTTGTTATGGCTTGTTTATCATCTGTAACAATTACCTTAATTATATAATCTCCATAACTTTCTGGAATCCATTCTTTATCATTCCCTTTCTCCAAATCTATATTATTTACTGAAAATTGAATTGATTCAATTGTTCCATCTGAGTCTGTAGCATTTACCTTTAAAGCAATAGGTTTAAAAACATCTTGTTCAAATATTTGACCATTCACAGGGGTAACCATTGTTAGTTCTGGTGGTTGATTTCCTTTTTCCTCTTTAACAGTTATAGTTATAATGTCTACTGCAGTAGCTCCTAGATTATCTGTTACCTCTACTTTTATTGTATAAGCTCCATAAGCTGTTGGTATCCAATCAATATTATTTCCTTGAGCTAAATTTGTATTGTTTACTGAAAATTGAATTTTATCAATGGTTCCATCAGAATCAGTTGCATTTGCTGAAAGAGTTATCGCTTCAAAAGATGATTGTATGATAACCTGTTCACTTAAAGGTGATGTTATAGATACTGTTGGTATATTGTTATCAGATTCACATTCTCCTATTTTTTTCCAGTGGTCTGTAGTTCCTGGAATATTTCCTTGACTCCACCATTTATTTTGATAAATAACATGATTATATACAGCTTTCATTCCTGGTTCTCCATAAGTTTTATCTTTCTCCCAAATAGCTATCCCATTACAACCTCCACTACCGTCATCTAATGTTAAAAATAATATAGAATTTGAGTATAAAGACGAAACACCTTCTTTAGATGCTTTTACTTGTACTTCATAAAAAGTATTGGGTGCTAAATTGATTAAAACTTGAGATGCATTTATAGTTGGTAAAACATTCATCCAAGTAATTTTTTCCTTTTTTTTATAGCGAAGCTCGTATTGATTTGCCTCATTATTCCTATTCCAACTTATAGTTGCTTTATTGGTAGTGATAGCTGAAACAATTATCTTTTGAGGTGTTTCTATAGAAATAGTAGAAAACTTTATAATACTCGAATATTCAGACATCTTAGATAAGCTTTCAGCACGTACTTGAATTTCATAACTGGTTCCTTTAATAAGATTATATAACTTAACAGAAGTACCATTAATCACCTCTTCAACCCATTGCCCGTTATTACTTCGGTATTTGATGCGATATCTAGATGCCTTATCAGTTAAATCCCAATTTACTATTGCAGTTTGCGCACCTATTTCAGAAATTGTAATATTAGAAGGAGTACGAACATCTGAATCTCCATATTTCAGTGCTTTGAACGCATTTACTCTTCCTGAACCTAATTGTCTTACATAATCTGGATTAAGATGATCAACGGAATCTGTACTGTTTTCTATAATATACTTGAGTTCTTTTCCAGATAGTTTCCCTGCAAATTTAGACACCACTAAAGCTGCTACACCTGAAACATGTGGACATGCCATAGAAGTTCCATTTGCAAATCCATATCTATTATTAGGTAATGTACTTAATACCCCAGCTGTATGTCCATTAATTTCCTGATCTCCACCAGGTGCAGAAACATCAATTGTATTTCCATAATTTGAATAATGAGCTCTTTCTCCTGAATTAGATAATGACGCTACGGATATTACAAGGTCATATCCTGAAGGATAGCTTGGTCTATATGTATTATCATTACCTGCTGCAAAAACAGCCAAGCCGCCTTTCATTGGACTATCAGATCCACCCGCATTCTTTAAAAAGTAGTCTATAGCTGCCTTAGTAGCTTCTTTTATAGAAG encodes the following:
- a CDS encoding S8 family serine peptidase, with protein sequence MGLCILLLGLGDSYGQKDPEINKKGQYMNKIHVRFNDNQTNKLDKKLKGKSLLRVSNKGYITLNDNEVDFCNKKFKAYSIKRLFRPAGKFEKKHRQHGLHLWYEIEFNAKENIDDVVRAYQKTTAIEIAESVREIIFYDGYKKDKSKISIAKLTNQENEINLLVAPNDPNYNEQWHYKNTGQSPDAIAGNDINLEEAWKLETGSKQVIVAIEDTGFDVTHPDLKGNLWINEGEIPGNGIDDDNNGYIDDIHGYNFADDVGAIPAGKHGTHVAGTVAAETNNGIGVAGVAGGSGNNDGVLLMSNTVFGHKKAGFSEAFVYAADNGAVISQNSWGYGGVSASIRESDKAGIDYFIATAGGNKAPMNGGVVIFATGNNGVEGNFYPSRYEPVLSVSSVANSGKKASYSNYGTWVDISAPGGDQRTSGLTAGVLSTIPGGKYGYLQGTSMACPHASGVAALVVSKFKGKLEGNELKTIMENSTNSVDHLNANYKGKLGSGVIDALKALKYGDAQVVTPIKVRMEEVGALRAIVKWDKVTKALRYRVKYRKQRGNWKEVVINDTQLKIKGLTKNTSYELQVRAESLTKNSVYSQSVNFKTLDIEPPREVTITSIQASSIMVSWSKVENANEYSLRYRAIKTPNWETVEGITELTVPLTELSPNTFYVVQVKASKNNSSSIYSETTKFLTLDDGSGGCGGVPVWKSNETYGTSGTEVSYQGWIYVNKWWANSKDVPGLSSVWEKVRECSLINDNQLPTVEILTPQNGQVIEQETLTSIVLSAKASDADGIITKIIFEVNGVQLTEGNNINWTPEKFGNYTIQVTVTDDKGAIATAESKITIKQKVLGNQVPTVEITTLQDGQIIEQEVLKTIILTANATDLDGTVESIQFSVNGVNLSEGNNVNWTPNDFGNYTIKVVATDDKGAIGLQEINATIKERRDENQPPQVTITNPINGQIIEQETLQSITLIANATDSDGTVESIQFSVNGANVSEGNNVNWTPTGFGNYTIKVVVVDNKGAMGVNEISITIKEKVQGGDCNGVPSWDATTEYKVKGIRVSHKGNVYESKWWTKNEEPGTGGPWGPWLLVKSCSVQNMNTQLLQDIQQDKEVEIEILEANLYTLTGKKIKTLSHKGQMINLEGVKQGLYILVAKTKKGDRIVRKISIQK
- a CDS encoding fibronectin type III domain-containing protein; the encoded protein is MIENSTDSVDHLNPDYVRQLGSGRVNAFKALKYGDSDVRTPSNITISEIGAQTAIVNWDLTDKASRYRIKYRSNNGQWVEEVINGTSVKLYNLIKGTSYEIQVRAESLSKMSEYSSIIKFSTISIETPQKIIVSAITTNKATISWNRNNEANQYELRYKKKEKITWMNVLPTINASQVLINLAPNTFYEVQVKASKEGVSSLYSNSILFLTLDDGSGGCNGIAIWEKDKTYGEPGMKAVYNHVIYQNKWWSQGNIPGTTDHWKKIGECESDNNIPTVSITSPLSEQVIIQSSFEAITLSANATDSDGTIDKIQFSVNNTNLAQGNNIDWIPTAYGAYTIKVEVTDNLGATAVDIITITVKEEKGNQPPELTMVTPVNGQIFEQDVFKPIALKVNATDSDGTIESIQFSVNNIDLEKGNDKEWIPESYGDYIIKVIVTDDKQAITSKQITITIKQPVTNVGCEGIAVWDVAKEYNVAGLQVVHKKNIYESKWWTKNEEPGTGGPWGPWKLIRVCSEVQNFIVSPNPVQNRLKLKANILPKMNVQVSVSTLAGELIKEEVLKAESNSLSFDVSSLQKGIYVLKIKTQQYTQTQKILIE